A genomic window from Xenorhabdus cabanillasii includes:
- a CDS encoding phage baseplate protein produces the protein MDILSMLFSQGTRKIEMIVPSVVISEKHQDSTEITEHPVQLGAAISDHAYDRPSEVTMELGFAGGGSLIDIFDLGTGASLGKSPKEVYQQLLALKASKKPFNVTTGKRQYKNMLIRAIEVTTDKTSENVLMVTLTLREVIIVETQTVKGVTAPPERMKAPLDTGPVVDKGTKTPVVPKNNDTALKRFIDGILEIF, from the coding sequence ATGGATATCTTATCGATGTTGTTTTCTCAGGGGACGAGAAAAATAGAGATGATTGTGCCGAGTGTCGTTATTTCGGAAAAACACCAGGACTCGACCGAAATTACCGAGCACCCGGTACAATTAGGAGCCGCTATCAGTGACCACGCCTATGACAGACCGTCTGAGGTGACAATGGAACTGGGATTTGCTGGAGGCGGTTCGCTGATTGATATATTTGATCTGGGAACAGGGGCATCACTGGGAAAAAGCCCTAAAGAAGTTTACCAGCAATTGCTGGCACTGAAAGCCTCAAAGAAACCGTTCAATGTCACCACGGGCAAGCGCCAGTATAAAAATATGCTGATCCGTGCCATTGAAGTCACCACGGATAAAACGTCTGAAAACGTCCTGATGGTTACTTTAACCCTGCGTGAGGTGATAATTGTCGAAACACAGACGGTTAAAGGGGTTACCGCACCACCAGAGAGAATGAAAGCCCCGCTGGATACTGGCCCCGTGGTTGATAAAGGAACCAAGACGCCAGTCGTACCCAAAAACAACGACACGGCACTAAAACGCTTTATAGATGGAATTTTGGAGATTTTCTAA
- a CDS encoding phage baseplate plug family protein, whose protein sequence is MNMVEIPLQPVNQQFDIQLGGINYQIRLQWRDCAGWVLDIMHPNSEPIVTGLPLVFGVDILEQHRYLGFNGALVFYCNNPHKEVAEGDLVNDNRLYFVN, encoded by the coding sequence ATGAATATGGTCGAAATTCCCTTACAACCTGTAAACCAGCAATTCGATATACAGCTAGGTGGCATTAATTACCAGATACGGTTACAGTGGCGAGATTGTGCCGGCTGGGTGTTAGATATTATGCACCCTAATAGCGAACCAATTGTGACAGGGCTGCCGCTGGTTTTTGGGGTGGATATCTTGGAACAGCATCGGTATTTGGGATTTAATGGGGCGTTGGTTTTTTATTGCAATAACCCCCACAAGGAAGTAGCCGAAGGTGATTTAGTAAACGATAACAGGTTATACTTTGTGAATTAA
- a CDS encoding type II toxin-antitoxin system RelB/DinJ family antitoxin, translating to MSTIQIRVDEELKKNAYRAFDKLNLSPSDALRLFLRYVAENEKLPFAEISLMVAEHDEDEDILEVVRDRLKNPVKRIRVNLDEI from the coding sequence ATGAGCACAATTCAGATAAGAGTGGATGAAGAACTTAAGAAGAATGCGTATCGTGCATTTGATAAACTGAACTTATCCCCTTCCGACGCGTTGCGCCTTTTTCTGCGCTATGTGGCAGAAAATGAAAAGCTACCGTTCGCTGAGATATCCCTGATGGTCGCAGAACATGATGAAGATGAGGACATTCTGGAGGTGGTACGTGATCGCCTGAAAAACCCCGTTAAACGAATTCGGGTAAATCTTGATGAAATTTAA
- a CDS encoding type II toxin-antitoxin system RelE family toxin has product MKFNIEFDERALKEWQKLDNSVREQFKKKLRKLQDNPYIESARLHGDLAGCFKIKLRSSGFRLVYQVIDEEIVIWVIAVSKREDSKAYKVASERITR; this is encoded by the coding sequence ATGAAATTTAACATTGAGTTTGACGAGCGTGCGCTAAAAGAATGGCAAAAACTGGATAACAGTGTCCGTGAGCAGTTCAAAAAGAAGCTACGTAAACTACAGGATAACCCCTATATCGAGTCAGCCAGATTACACGGCGATTTAGCAGGCTGCTTTAAAATCAAACTTCGCTCTTCTGGATTTCGCCTTGTCTATCAGGTGATAGATGAAGAGATTGTGATCTGGGTAATCGCAGTAAGCAAAAGAGAAGACTCGAAAGCTTATAAGGTAGCCAGCGAGCGCATTACACG